The following proteins come from a genomic window of Trifolium pratense cultivar HEN17-A07 linkage group LG4, ARS_RC_1.1, whole genome shotgun sequence:
- the LOC123922937 gene encoding uncharacterized protein DDB_G0283697-like, whose amino-acid sequence MYNGIGLQTPRGSGTNGYIQSNKFFVKPRTSKVAENMKGFEGDQGTAGVSRKANKEILEHDRKRQIQLKLVILEDKLIDQGYTDAEIAEKLEEARNSLEAAADENDSNLDKVSDTQTHQIAARKDRQMETLKAALGIVSSEANELNAEGNDEGPDNEGKDVSFADAKHILKPEHSFLDRDFSRKKQLEVIQKEETTKKKGVKDTKHHKKGGTLKKKYKDDSSDSDSSTDDEKTGRRKHSRVDTDSSDRSDSDSDAKRKVKAKKKQKTSKHHKKGRVEDSDDTNFSSDTDHHEVLSRHKTKEVEGHMKISKRYDSEEESDVYSEEEKHGRLEKKKTRRYGSINEDSGRVGVKHASGQDKRVKRRSYSSSDESRSDSDSGSSDSDRRYERTRKSGVVAKRGPPKEQINVRGNAAEKEKNSANVDGLDSLRKSYRRDYKEGSNSRSQAMAKGDKIDEDRDRETVKLAKHGGEDRKFGKTESESKSRIYQNENQERDDYSKSARLGGNDNETERRGRNYNRDVESQSVGRIDRNREDYDTRTKGRNDNDYKKDQDDHGEKKHGRNEYDRTGRKQLRDEDGSKDRVLKRDGEDHPEKKSLRDEDGRGERKHGKDEDYPTGRKHLRDEDDHGERKIRRIEDERTGRKTLRDEVDYGERKTSRDEDGRGEKRSSRDGEDHRETKIRRIEDDRTGRNTLRNEDDYEERKHLRDEGRHREAQSKRDEDDRKERKNSRDEDDRRERKNSRDEDDRRERKNSRDEDDRKERKNSRDEDDRKERKSSRDEDVRGERKHRGDDDYPGERKRRRDDDDHGERRHYRRDDDDRGERRHRRE is encoded by the exons ATGTATAACGGAATAGGGTTACAAACTCCAAGAGGGTCTGGTACCAATGGCTACATTCAGAGCAACAAGTTCTTCGTCAAGCCGAGAACTTCCAAGGTTGCTGAGAATATGAAGGGCTTTGAAGGAGATCAGGGTACTGCTGGTGTTTCCAGAAAGGCTAACAAAGAGATTCTTGAGCATGATCGTAAGCGTCAGATTCAGCTCAAACTTGTTATTCTTGAAGACAAGTTAATTGATCAGGGTTATACTGATGCTGAGATCGCTGAGAAACTCGAGGAGGCTCGCAATAGCTTGGAGGCTGCAGCTGACGAAAATGATTCTAATTTGGACAA GGTTTCTGATACACAGACTCATCAAATTGCTGCTAGAAAGGATAGGCAGATGGAAACATTGAAAGCTGCTCTTGGCATAGTTTCATCTGAAGCTAATGAATTAAATGCAGAAGGGAATGATGAGGGGCCTGACAATGAAGGGAAAGATGTTTCTTTTGCTGATGCAAAACATATTCTGAAACCTGAACATTCCTTTTTGGACAGAGATTTCAGTCGGAAGAAACAACTGGAGGTAATTCAAAAAGAAGAAACTACTAAGAAAAAGGGTGTTAAAGACACAAAGCACCACAAGAAGGGTGGGACTCTCAAGAAAAAGTACAAGGATGATTCATCCGATTCAGATAGCAGTACGGATGATGAGAAGACAGGTAGAAGGAAGCACAGTAGGGTTGATACTGACAGTAGTGATCGATCTGATTCTGATAGTGATGCTAAGAGGAAGGTCAAGGccaaaaagaagcaaaagacaTCTAAGCACCACAAGAAAGGCAGGGTGGAGGACAGTGATGATACTAATTTTAGTTCTGATACTGATCATCATGAAGTCTTATCTAGGCATAAGACTAAAGAAGTGGAGGGACATATGAAGATAAGCAAACGTTATGATTCCGAAGAGGAATCTGATGTTTATAGTGAGGAAGAGAAACATGGTAGACTTGAGAAGAAGAAAACGAGAAGGTATGGTTCTATTAATGAGGACTCTGGTAGAGTCGGTGTTAAGCATGCTTCAGGACAAGACAAACGTGTTAAAAGGCGATCATACTCTTCCTCTGATGAGAGTCGCAGTGATAGTGATTCGGGCAGCAGTGATAGTGATCGCAGGTATGAAAGAACTAGAAAAAGTGGGGTTGTAGCAAAGAGAGGTCCACCAAAGGAGCAAATAAATGTCAGAGGTAATGCTgcagaaaaagagaaaaatagtgCTAATGTTGATGGATTGGATTCTTTAAGAAAATCTTATAGGAGAGATTATAAAGAGGGTTCAAATTCTAGAAGTCAGGCAATGGCAAAGGGTGACAAGATTGATGAAGACAGAGATAGGGAGACTGTCAAATTGGCTAAGCATGGTGGAGAGGATAGGAAGTTTGGTAAAACAGAGTCTGAGTCAAAATCTCGAATTTATCAAAATGAAAATCAAGAAAGAGATGATTATTCTAAGTCAGCTAGGCTCGGAGGGAATGATAATGAAACTGAGCGGAGAGGCAGAAATTATAACAGGGATGTTGAATCACAATCTGTTGGACGAATTGATCGGAATAGGGAGGATTATGACACAAGAACAAAAGGAAGAAATGATAATGATTATAAAAAGGATCAAGATGACCATGGAGAAAAAAAACATGGAAGGAATGAATATGACCGCACAGGAAGAAAGCAGTTAAGGGATGAGGATGGTTCAAAAGATCGAGTGCTTAAAAGGGATGGGGAAGACCATCCTGAGAAAAAGAGCTTAAGAGATGAGGATGGTCGTGGAGAGAGAAAACATGGAAAGGATGAAGATTATCCTACAGGAAGAAAGCACTTGAGGGATGAGGATGATCATGGAGAAAGAAAGATTAGAAGGATTGAGGATGAACGTACAGGAAGAAAGACCTTGAGGGATGAAGTAGATTATGGAGAAAGAAAGACCTCAAGGGATGAGGATGGTCGTGGAGAGAAAAGGAGCTCTAGAGATGGGGAGGATCATAGAGAAACAAAGATCAGAAGGATTGAGGATGATCGCACGGGAAGAAACACCTTGAGGAATGAAGATGATTATGAAGAAAGAAAGCACTTAAGGGATGAGGGTCGTCATAGAGAAGCACAAAGCAAAAG GGATGAGGATGATcgcaaagaaagaaagaactcGAGGGATGAGGATGATCGCAGAGAAAGAAAGAACTCGAGGGATGAGGATGATCGCAGAGAAAGAAAGAACTCAAGGGATGAGGATGATcgcaaagaaagaaagaactcAAGGGATGAGGATGATcgcaaagaaagaaagagctCAAGGGATGAGGATGTTCGTGGGGAAAGAAAGCACAGAGGGGATGATGATTATCCTGGAGAAAGAAAGCGCAGAAGGGATGATGATGATCATGGAGAAAGAAGGCATTATCGAAGGGATGATGATGATCGTGGAGAAAGAAGGCACAGAAGGGAGTAG
- the LOC123923954 gene encoding pre-mRNA-splicing factor cwc-21-like has product MYNGIGLQTPRGSGTNGYIQSNKFFVKSRTSKVAENMKGFEGDQGTAGVSRKANKEILEHDRKRQIQLKLVILEDMLIDQGYTDAEIAEKLEEARNSLEAAADENDSNLDK; this is encoded by the coding sequence ATGTATAACGGAATAGGGTTACAAACTCCAAGAGGGTCTGGTACCAATGGCTACATTCAGAGCAACAAGTTCTTCGTCAAGTCGAGAACTTCCAAGGTTGCTGAGAATATGAAGGGCTTTGAAGGAGATCAGGGTACTGCTGGTGTTTCCAGAAAGGCTAACAAAGAGATTCTTGAGCATGATCGTAAGCGTCAGATTCAGCTCAAACTTGTTATTCTTGAAGACATGTTAATTGATCAGGGTTATACTGATGCTGAGATCGCTGAGAAACTCGAGGAGGCTCGCAATAGCTTGGAGGCTGCAGCTGACGAAAATGATTCTAATTTGGACAAGTGA